From a region of the Arachis ipaensis cultivar K30076 chromosome B09, Araip1.1, whole genome shotgun sequence genome:
- the LOC107617618 gene encoding putative ABC transporter C family member 15 isoform X3, with protein sequence MALEEDYFYNILSPTNSPCLLEHIILPVEFGFFLILLFQLLRKNLNFINKQNKIPSDMIHQTITTNHGLAYKISIVLTTLMVALHAATLSLIIFNHETQCTSKFKAIASETIQVLSWGVSLIAIFKVSRTSSYFPWILRAWWICSFILCIVGTSLHTIFSVSQKGQIGLREYADFIGLVTSTFLLIVSIRGKSDIVCVQKSEVTEPLLSSKPGKTSEFPKESPYGKATLMQLINFSWLNPLFEEGYKKPLEQSDIPNVDIKDSAEFLTSAFDESLRQVKEKDGTTNPSIYKAIYHFTRKKAAINALFAIICASASYVGPYLITDFVDFLGDKEKQGLKTGYLLSLAFLCAKMVETITQRQWIFGARQLGLRLRSALISHIYKKGLHLSNRSRQSHTGGEIMNYMSVDVQRITDFIWYVNVIWMLPIQISLAVLILHTNLGLGSMAALAATLAVMTLNIPLTKIQKRYQAKIMAAKDERMKATSEVLRNMKTLKLQAWDSEFLQRLESLRKVEYNWLLKSLQQAALSAFIFWGSPTFISVITFWACMLMGIELTAGRVLSAFATFRMLQDPIFSLPDLLNVMAQGKVSVDRIASYLREEEIQHDVIENVSRDKTEFDVVIDKGRFSWDPESRTPSIDQIELKVKRGMKVAICGSVGSGKSSLLSGILGEIYKQSGKVKISGTKAYVPQSPWILTGNIRDNITFGKEYDPEKYEKTVQACALKKDFELFSCGDLTEIGERGINMSGGQKQRIQIARAVYQDADIYLLDDPFSAVDAHTGTHLFKECLMGILKEKTILFVTHQVEFLPAADLILVMQNGKITQAGKFEELLKQNIGFEVLVGAHSKALESILTVENSSRTAQNPIAEAESNLNAKLMHKEQHDTVEDNPPERKGNEGKLVQDEERETGSISKEVYWTYLTTAKGGALVPVIILAQSSFQILQIASNYWMAWVCPTSSDAKPIFDMNFILLIYMVLSVSGALCVLVRALLVAYTGLWTAQTFFTSMLHSVLRAPMSFFDSTPTGRILNRVSTDQSILDLEMATKLGWCAFSVIQILGTIAVMSQVAWQVFAIFIPVTAVCIWYQRYYTPTARELARLAQIQIAPILHHFAESLAGAASIRAFDQEGRFIHTNLDLVDGHARPWFHNVSAMEWLSFRLNILSNFVFAFSLVMLVSLPEGIINPSIAGLAVTYGINLNVLQAQVIWNICNAENKMISVERILQYRNIASEAPLVIQDSRPPSNWPATGTICFTNLEIRYAEQLPSVLKHITCTFPGQKKIGVVGRTGSGKSTLIQAIFRIVEPREGSIVIDNVDICKIGLHDLRSRLSIIPQDPSMFEGTVRGNLDPLELYSDTQIWEALDKCQLGQLVREKQDKLDSPVVENGENWSVGQRQLFCLGRALLKRSSILVLDEATASVDSATDGVIQQIISHEFKDRTVVTIAHRIHTVIDSDLVLVLSDGRIAEYDEPSKLLEREDSFFYKLIKEYSSRSSGFNSLAAQHVQS encoded by the exons ATGGCTTTGGAGGAGGACTACTTCTACAACATACTTAGTCCAACAA ATTCACCATGCTTGTTGGAGCATATAATTCTACCTGTGGAATTTGGATTCTTTCTGATATTGTTATTCCAACTTCTGAGGAAAAATTTGAACTTCATCAACAAGCAGAACAAAATCCCCTCAGATATGATTCATCAAACTATAACAACAAACCATGGTTTAGCTTACAAAATCAGCATAGTTCTCACCACTTTGATGGTAGCTCTTCATGCAGCAACTCTATCACTTATCATTTTCAATCATGAGACTCAATGCACTTCAAAATTCAAGGCTATTGCATCAGAAACAATTCAAGTTCTATCATGGGGTGTGAGTCTAATTGCAATTTTCAAGGTATCAAGAACAAGTTCTTATTTTCCTTGGATTCTCAGAGCTTGGTGGATTTGTAGTTTCATTTTGTGCATTGTTGGAACATCACTTCATACAATATTCAGTGTTAGCCAAAAGGGTCAAATTGGTTTAAGAGAATATGCAGATTTCATTGGTTTGGTTACTTCAACATTCTTATTGATTGTTTCAATTAGAGGGAAGAGTGACATTGTGTGTGTTCAAAAAAGTGAGGTAACTGAACCACTTCTGAGTTCAAAACCTGGTAAAACTTCAGAATTTCCAAAGGAATCTCCATATGGAAAGGCTACTTTGATGCAACTCATCAACTTCTCTTGGCTCAATCCATTGTTTGAAGAAGGTTACAAGAAACCTCTTGAGCAAAGTGACATTCCTAATGTTGATATCAAGGACTCGGCCGAGTTTCTAACCTCGGCCTTCGACGAGAGCCTTAGGCAGGTAAAGGAGAAAGATGGAACTACAAACCCCTCTATTTACAAGGCAATCTATCACTTCACCAGGAAGAAAGCAGCAATCAATGCGCTTTTCGCCATAATATGCGCTTCGGCTTCATATGTTGGTCCATACTTGATCACTGACTTTGTTGATTTCTTGGGGGACAAGGAAAAGCAGGGGTTGAAAACAGGGTATCTTCTTTCACTAGCATTCTTGTGTGCTAAGATGGTTGAGACAATAACTCAGAGGCAATGGATTTTCGGTGCAAGGCAATTAGGCCTTCGCCTTAGATCTGCATTGATATCTCATATATATAAGAAGGGTCTGCATCTTTCGAATAGATCGCGACAAAGTCACACAGGCGGCGAGATAATGAACTATATGAGTGTTGATGTGCAGAGAATCACAGATTTCATTTGGTATGTCAATGTGATTTGGATGCTTCCTATACAAATTTCTTTAGCAGTGCTCATTTTGCATACAAATCTTGGATTAGGCTCCATGGCCGCGCTAGCTGCGACTCTAGCAGTGATGACTCTGAACATACCTCTTACCAAAATACAGAAAAGATACCAAGCAAAGATCATGGCAGCCAAAGATGAAAGAATGAAAGCAACTTCAGAAGTTCTGAGAAACATGAAAACTTTGAAGCTTCAAGCATGGGATAGTGAATTTCTTCAAAGGCTAGAATCATTGAGGAAAGTGGAGTATAATTGGTTACTGAAATCATTACAACAAGCAGCACTTTCTGCTTTTATCTTCTGGGGATCACCTACATTCATATCTGTGATAACCTTTTGGGCTTGTATGCTAATGGGAATCGAGCTAACGGCCGGAAGAGTCTTATCCGCATTCGCCACATTTAGAATGTTACAGGATCCTATTTTCAGCCTACCTGATTTACTCAATGTCATGGCTCAAGGGAAAGTTTCAGTTGATAGGATCGCTTCGTACCTTAGGGAGGAAGAAATCCAGCATGATGTCATTGAAAATGTATCAAGGGACAAAACAGAATTTGATGTAGTCATTGATAAAGGGAGATTCAGCTGGGATCCAGAGTCTAGAACTCCATCTATTGATCAAATAGAGTTGAAAGTTAAAAGAGGAATGAAGGTGGCGATTTGTGGATCGGTTGGTTCTGGAAAATCAAGCCTGCTGTCTGGTATTTTGGGAGAGATATATAAGCAATCCGGGAAAGTGAAGATCAGTGGAACCAAAGCTTATGTTCCACAGTCTCCATGGATTCTTACAGGGAATATTAGAGACAATATCACATTTGGAAAAGAGTATGATCCTGAAAAGTATGAGAAAACTGTCCAAGCTTGTGCATTAAAGAAGGACTTTGAGCTATTCTCTTGTGGTGATCTCACTGAGATTGGGGAAAGAGGGATCAACATGAGTGGTGGACAAAAGCAGAGGATTCAGATAGCGCGAGCCGTATACCAAGATGCTGATATATATCTTCTTGATGACCCTTTTAGCGCCGTCGATGCACATACCGGAACACACCTATTTAAA GAGTGTCTTATGGGGATTCTTAAAGAGAAAACCATACTTTTTGTTACACACCAAGTTGAATTTCTTCCAGCAGCAGATCTCATCCTG GTGATGCAAAATGGAAAAATTACACAAGCTGGAAAATTTGAAGAGCTTCTAAAGCAAAACATAGGATTTGAAGTCTTAGTTGGTGCTCATAGTAAAGCTCTCGAGTCGATTCTCACTGTCGAAAACTCAAGCAGAACAGCTCAAAATCCCATAGCTGAAGCAGAATCCAACTTAAATGCGAAACTCATGCACAAAGAACAGCATGACACAGTGGAAGATAATCCACCAGAGAGAAAAGGAAATGAAGGAAAATTGGTTCAAGATGAAGAAAGAGAAACAGGAAGCATATCAAAAGAAGTGTACTGGACTTATTTGACAACTGCGAAAGGAGGAGCATTGGTTCCGGTTATAATCTTAGCACAATCTTCATTCCAAATACTTCAGATTGCAAGTAACTATTGGATGGCTTGGGTTTGTCCTACAAGTAGTGATGCTAAGCCTATATTTGACATGAATTTCATACTTCTTATTTACATGGTTCTTTCTGTTTCTGGCGCGCTATGTGTTCTGGTGCGAGCCTTGTTGGTCGCATACACCGGCCTTTGGACAGCACAGACATTTTTCACAAGCATGCTGCATAGTGTGCTTAGAGCTCCAATGTCATTCTTTGATTCAACACCAACTGGAAGAATCTTGAACAGG GTCTCTACAGATCAAAGTATTCTAGATTTGGAGATGGCAACCAAATTAGGATGGTGTGCTTTCTCTGTAATACAAATTCTGGGAACTATTGCAGTGATGTCTCAGGTGGCATGGCAAGTTTTCGCCATTTTCATTCCGGTAACTGCAGTCTGCATATGGTATCAA AGATATTACACACCAACAGCAAGAGAACTGGCTCGCTTAGCACAGATACAAATTGCACCAATCCTCCACCATTTTGCAGAATCTTTAGCCGGAGCAGCGTCGATACGAGCTTTCGATCAAGAAGGCAGATTCATACATACAAATCTTGATCTTGTGGATGGCCATGCAAGGCCATGGTTTCATAATGTGTCTGCAATGGAATGGCTTTCTTTCAGATTGAACATACTTTCAAATTTTGTTTTTGCCTTCTCACTTGTTATGCTTGTGAGCCTCCCTGAAGGAATAATCAATCCAA GCATTGCAGGGTTGGCAGTAACATATGGGATCAATTTGAATGTGTTGCAAGCTCAAGTTATATGGAACATATGCAATGCTGAAAACAAGATGATCTCAGTTGAAAGAATTCTGCAATACAGAAATATAGCAAGTGAGGCACCACTTGTCATTCAGGACAGCAGGCCGCCGAGCAACTGGCCGGCGACCGGAACAATATGTTTCACAAATTTAGAG ATACGCTATGCTGAACAACTCCCATCAGTTCTGAAACACATCACATGCACATTCCCGGGACAGAAGAAAATTGGCGTTGTAGGACGAACCGGAAGTGGAAAATCGACCCTTATTCAGGCGATTTTTAGGATTGTTGAGCCAAGAGAAGGAAGCATTGTGATTGACAATGTGGACATATGCAAGATAGGTCTGCATGACTTAAGGTCAAGGCTCAGCATCATCCCACAAGACCCTTCCATGTTTGAAGGCACTGTTAGGGGCAACTTGGACCCCTTGGAACTATACTCTGACACTCAAATCTGGGAG GCACTAGATAAATGTCAACTTGGTCAGCTAGTGAGGGAAAAGCAAGACAAGTTGGATAGCCCAG TGGTAGAAAATGGTGAGAATTGGAGTGTGGGACAAAGGCAACTATTTTGCCTAGGAAGAGCATTGCTGAAGAGAAGCAGCATATTAGTTCTTGATGAAGCAACTGCCTCTGTGGACTCTGCAACTGATGGGGTGATACAGCAGATCATCAGTCACGAGTTTAAAGATCGGACCGTCGTCACAATTGCTCATCGTATCCACACGGTTATAGACAGTGATCTTGTTTTGGTGCTCAGTGATG GGAGAATCGCCGAGTATGATGAGCCGTCGAAGTTACTTGAAAGAGAAGATTCCTTCTTCTATAAACTCATAAAGGAGTATTCAAGCAGATCAAGTGGCTTCAACAGCTTAGCAGCTCAACATGTTCAAAGCTag
- the LOC107617618 gene encoding putative ABC transporter C family member 15 isoform X2, with protein MALEEDYFYNILSPTIDSPCLLEHIILPVEFGFFLILLFQLLRKNLNFINKQNKIPSDMIHQTITTNHGLAYKISIVLTTLMVALHAATLSLIIFNHETQCTSKFKAIASETIQVLSWGVSLIAIFKVSRTSSYFPWILRAWWICSFILCIVGTSLHTIFSVSQKGQIGLREYADFIGLVTSTFLLIVSIRGKSDIVCVQKSEVTEPLLSSKPGKTSEFPKESPYGKATLMQLINFSWLNPLFEEGYKKPLEQSDIPNVDIKDSAEFLTSAFDESLRQVKEKDGTTNPSIYKAIYHFTRKKAAINALFAIICASASYVGPYLITDFVDFLGDKEKQGLKTGYLLSLAFLCAKMVETITQRQWIFGARQLGLRLRSALISHIYKKGLHLSNRSRQSHTGGEIMNYMSVDVQRITDFIWYVNVIWMLPIQISLAVLILHTNLGLGSMAALAATLAVMTLNIPLTKIQKRYQAKIMAAKDERMKATSEVLRNMKTLKLQAWDSEFLQRLESLRKVEYNWLLKSLQQAALSAFIFWGSPTFISVITFWACMLMGIELTAGRVLSAFATFRMLQDPIFSLPDLLNVMAQGKVSVDRIASYLREEEIQHDVIENVSRDKTEFDVVIDKGRFSWDPESRTPSIDQIELKVKRGMKVAICGSVGSGKSSLLSGILGEIYKQSGKVKISGTKAYVPQSPWILTGNIRDNITFGKEYDPEKYEKTVQACALKKDFELFSCGDLTEIGERGINMSGGQKQRIQIARAVYQDADIYLLDDPFSAVDAHTGTHLFKECLMGILKEKTILFVTHQVEFLPAADLILVMQNGKITQAGKFEELLKQNIGFEVLVGAHSKALESILTVENSSRTAQNPIAEAESNLNAKLMHKEQHDTVEDNPPERKGNEGKLVQDEERETGSISKEVYWTYLTTAKGGALVPVIILAQSSFQILQIASNYWMAWVCPTSSDAKPIFDMNFILLIYMVLSVSGALCVLVRALLVAYTGLWTAQTFFTSMLHSVLRAPMSFFDSTPTGRILNRVSTDQSILDLEMATKLGWCAFSVIQILGTIAVMSQVAWQVFAIFIPVTAVCIWYQRYYTPTARELARLAQIQIAPILHHFAESLAGAASIRAFDQEGRFIHTNLDLVDGHARPWFHNVSAMEWLSFRLNILSNFVFAFSLVMLVSLPEGIINPSIAGLAVTYGINLNVLQAQVIWNICNAENKMISVERILQYRNIASEAPLVIQDSRPPSNWPATGTICFTNLEIRYAEQLPSVLKHITCTFPGQKKIGVVGRTGSGKSTLIQAIFRIVEPREGSIVIDNVDICKIGLHDLRSRLSIIPQDPSMFEGTVRGNLDPLELYSDTQIWEALDKCQLGQLVREKQDKLDSPVVENGENWSVGQRQLFCLGRALLKRSSILVLDEATASVDSATDGVIQQIISHEFKDRTVVTIAHRIHTVIDSDLVLVLSDGRIAEYDEPSKLLEREDSFFYKLIKEYSSRSSGFNSLAAQHVQS; from the exons ATGGCTTTGGAGGAGGACTACTTCTACAACATACTTAGTCCAACAA TAGATTCACCATGCTTGTTGGAGCATATAATTCTACCTGTGGAATTTGGATTCTTTCTGATATTGTTATTCCAACTTCTGAGGAAAAATTTGAACTTCATCAACAAGCAGAACAAAATCCCCTCAGATATGATTCATCAAACTATAACAACAAACCATGGTTTAGCTTACAAAATCAGCATAGTTCTCACCACTTTGATGGTAGCTCTTCATGCAGCAACTCTATCACTTATCATTTTCAATCATGAGACTCAATGCACTTCAAAATTCAAGGCTATTGCATCAGAAACAATTCAAGTTCTATCATGGGGTGTGAGTCTAATTGCAATTTTCAAGGTATCAAGAACAAGTTCTTATTTTCCTTGGATTCTCAGAGCTTGGTGGATTTGTAGTTTCATTTTGTGCATTGTTGGAACATCACTTCATACAATATTCAGTGTTAGCCAAAAGGGTCAAATTGGTTTAAGAGAATATGCAGATTTCATTGGTTTGGTTACTTCAACATTCTTATTGATTGTTTCAATTAGAGGGAAGAGTGACATTGTGTGTGTTCAAAAAAGTGAGGTAACTGAACCACTTCTGAGTTCAAAACCTGGTAAAACTTCAGAATTTCCAAAGGAATCTCCATATGGAAAGGCTACTTTGATGCAACTCATCAACTTCTCTTGGCTCAATCCATTGTTTGAAGAAGGTTACAAGAAACCTCTTGAGCAAAGTGACATTCCTAATGTTGATATCAAGGACTCGGCCGAGTTTCTAACCTCGGCCTTCGACGAGAGCCTTAGGCAGGTAAAGGAGAAAGATGGAACTACAAACCCCTCTATTTACAAGGCAATCTATCACTTCACCAGGAAGAAAGCAGCAATCAATGCGCTTTTCGCCATAATATGCGCTTCGGCTTCATATGTTGGTCCATACTTGATCACTGACTTTGTTGATTTCTTGGGGGACAAGGAAAAGCAGGGGTTGAAAACAGGGTATCTTCTTTCACTAGCATTCTTGTGTGCTAAGATGGTTGAGACAATAACTCAGAGGCAATGGATTTTCGGTGCAAGGCAATTAGGCCTTCGCCTTAGATCTGCATTGATATCTCATATATATAAGAAGGGTCTGCATCTTTCGAATAGATCGCGACAAAGTCACACAGGCGGCGAGATAATGAACTATATGAGTGTTGATGTGCAGAGAATCACAGATTTCATTTGGTATGTCAATGTGATTTGGATGCTTCCTATACAAATTTCTTTAGCAGTGCTCATTTTGCATACAAATCTTGGATTAGGCTCCATGGCCGCGCTAGCTGCGACTCTAGCAGTGATGACTCTGAACATACCTCTTACCAAAATACAGAAAAGATACCAAGCAAAGATCATGGCAGCCAAAGATGAAAGAATGAAAGCAACTTCAGAAGTTCTGAGAAACATGAAAACTTTGAAGCTTCAAGCATGGGATAGTGAATTTCTTCAAAGGCTAGAATCATTGAGGAAAGTGGAGTATAATTGGTTACTGAAATCATTACAACAAGCAGCACTTTCTGCTTTTATCTTCTGGGGATCACCTACATTCATATCTGTGATAACCTTTTGGGCTTGTATGCTAATGGGAATCGAGCTAACGGCCGGAAGAGTCTTATCCGCATTCGCCACATTTAGAATGTTACAGGATCCTATTTTCAGCCTACCTGATTTACTCAATGTCATGGCTCAAGGGAAAGTTTCAGTTGATAGGATCGCTTCGTACCTTAGGGAGGAAGAAATCCAGCATGATGTCATTGAAAATGTATCAAGGGACAAAACAGAATTTGATGTAGTCATTGATAAAGGGAGATTCAGCTGGGATCCAGAGTCTAGAACTCCATCTATTGATCAAATAGAGTTGAAAGTTAAAAGAGGAATGAAGGTGGCGATTTGTGGATCGGTTGGTTCTGGAAAATCAAGCCTGCTGTCTGGTATTTTGGGAGAGATATATAAGCAATCCGGGAAAGTGAAGATCAGTGGAACCAAAGCTTATGTTCCACAGTCTCCATGGATTCTTACAGGGAATATTAGAGACAATATCACATTTGGAAAAGAGTATGATCCTGAAAAGTATGAGAAAACTGTCCAAGCTTGTGCATTAAAGAAGGACTTTGAGCTATTCTCTTGTGGTGATCTCACTGAGATTGGGGAAAGAGGGATCAACATGAGTGGTGGACAAAAGCAGAGGATTCAGATAGCGCGAGCCGTATACCAAGATGCTGATATATATCTTCTTGATGACCCTTTTAGCGCCGTCGATGCACATACCGGAACACACCTATTTAAA GAGTGTCTTATGGGGATTCTTAAAGAGAAAACCATACTTTTTGTTACACACCAAGTTGAATTTCTTCCAGCAGCAGATCTCATCCTG GTGATGCAAAATGGAAAAATTACACAAGCTGGAAAATTTGAAGAGCTTCTAAAGCAAAACATAGGATTTGAAGTCTTAGTTGGTGCTCATAGTAAAGCTCTCGAGTCGATTCTCACTGTCGAAAACTCAAGCAGAACAGCTCAAAATCCCATAGCTGAAGCAGAATCCAACTTAAATGCGAAACTCATGCACAAAGAACAGCATGACACAGTGGAAGATAATCCACCAGAGAGAAAAGGAAATGAAGGAAAATTGGTTCAAGATGAAGAAAGAGAAACAGGAAGCATATCAAAAGAAGTGTACTGGACTTATTTGACAACTGCGAAAGGAGGAGCATTGGTTCCGGTTATAATCTTAGCACAATCTTCATTCCAAATACTTCAGATTGCAAGTAACTATTGGATGGCTTGGGTTTGTCCTACAAGTAGTGATGCTAAGCCTATATTTGACATGAATTTCATACTTCTTATTTACATGGTTCTTTCTGTTTCTGGCGCGCTATGTGTTCTGGTGCGAGCCTTGTTGGTCGCATACACCGGCCTTTGGACAGCACAGACATTTTTCACAAGCATGCTGCATAGTGTGCTTAGAGCTCCAATGTCATTCTTTGATTCAACACCAACTGGAAGAATCTTGAACAGG GTCTCTACAGATCAAAGTATTCTAGATTTGGAGATGGCAACCAAATTAGGATGGTGTGCTTTCTCTGTAATACAAATTCTGGGAACTATTGCAGTGATGTCTCAGGTGGCATGGCAAGTTTTCGCCATTTTCATTCCGGTAACTGCAGTCTGCATATGGTATCAA AGATATTACACACCAACAGCAAGAGAACTGGCTCGCTTAGCACAGATACAAATTGCACCAATCCTCCACCATTTTGCAGAATCTTTAGCCGGAGCAGCGTCGATACGAGCTTTCGATCAAGAAGGCAGATTCATACATACAAATCTTGATCTTGTGGATGGCCATGCAAGGCCATGGTTTCATAATGTGTCTGCAATGGAATGGCTTTCTTTCAGATTGAACATACTTTCAAATTTTGTTTTTGCCTTCTCACTTGTTATGCTTGTGAGCCTCCCTGAAGGAATAATCAATCCAA GCATTGCAGGGTTGGCAGTAACATATGGGATCAATTTGAATGTGTTGCAAGCTCAAGTTATATGGAACATATGCAATGCTGAAAACAAGATGATCTCAGTTGAAAGAATTCTGCAATACAGAAATATAGCAAGTGAGGCACCACTTGTCATTCAGGACAGCAGGCCGCCGAGCAACTGGCCGGCGACCGGAACAATATGTTTCACAAATTTAGAG ATACGCTATGCTGAACAACTCCCATCAGTTCTGAAACACATCACATGCACATTCCCGGGACAGAAGAAAATTGGCGTTGTAGGACGAACCGGAAGTGGAAAATCGACCCTTATTCAGGCGATTTTTAGGATTGTTGAGCCAAGAGAAGGAAGCATTGTGATTGACAATGTGGACATATGCAAGATAGGTCTGCATGACTTAAGGTCAAGGCTCAGCATCATCCCACAAGACCCTTCCATGTTTGAAGGCACTGTTAGGGGCAACTTGGACCCCTTGGAACTATACTCTGACACTCAAATCTGGGAG GCACTAGATAAATGTCAACTTGGTCAGCTAGTGAGGGAAAAGCAAGACAAGTTGGATAGCCCAG TGGTAGAAAATGGTGAGAATTGGAGTGTGGGACAAAGGCAACTATTTTGCCTAGGAAGAGCATTGCTGAAGAGAAGCAGCATATTAGTTCTTGATGAAGCAACTGCCTCTGTGGACTCTGCAACTGATGGGGTGATACAGCAGATCATCAGTCACGAGTTTAAAGATCGGACCGTCGTCACAATTGCTCATCGTATCCACACGGTTATAGACAGTGATCTTGTTTTGGTGCTCAGTGATG GGAGAATCGCCGAGTATGATGAGCCGTCGAAGTTACTTGAAAGAGAAGATTCCTTCTTCTATAAACTCATAAAGGAGTATTCAAGCAGATCAAGTGGCTTCAACAGCTTAGCAGCTCAACATGTTCAAAGCTag